DNA from Drosophila gunungcola strain Sukarami chromosome 3L unlocalized genomic scaffold, Dgunungcola_SK_2 000002F, whole genome shotgun sequence:
CgactgaaaaataaaaatgttatttttaatataaacataaacaaaagatttttatatttaatattactcCAAAAATCAGGCTTCTTATTTATGAATTAGAACTTATTAGAAGTacctaatttttaattaaacaattttgagaaaggttttgattttgaaatacatACTTAACAGCAGTATAATTAtaacacaaaatacaaatcTAATTGAATAAATCAATTCTCCATACGAATATTAGACATATATCTTATTATAtttagataattttaaaaagaaattaatttcttaaaattactTATCACAGTGAAAATAAGGgcttcttttttattattagttaaAAGTGGTTTAATTCTAATGTAAAAGAAAAACGTTGATTGAATTTATTCATTAAATAcctgtttaaaataaatgttgatttATAGAAGACTTAAGACATAAATTTCAGGTCTAATATCTAATTTGTATAGTCCTACACAGCTACAACCTATGAacagaatttttttgtttttaataaaatagttaataGAGGTTTGAttcttatataaaatacaatctttgaaatctttaaatacatgtttaaattaaatgttatttaacttttaatataaaatttgctTTATAGAAGATCTAAAcattaatatacaatttttatcaCCCTCCACAGCTACAACCTGTCGACCTATCCATTCCTGTCCACCGTGCCGCCCATGGATGAGATCCACTTCAAGTGTGAGGGGCTGCATGACGGCTTCTATGCCTCCATCGAGTACAAATGTCAGGTGAGTGTAGTTAAGTGAGTGAGCCGGCGTGACCTTGTCTGGCCAATGGTAGACGTAACATAATTGGCCAGCAAGCCCAAACAAACCAGGCCCAACCCATACGAACCCTCTGTGCATGTCCAGCAATTTCTCTTTTTCCACTGGCGACGTGAcgccaaaaactaaaacttgtTTGCGCCTCGATCTTGACCTCAAAAGCGGGCAAAAAGAAGCTCTTAGCGATGGCTAACAGAGCGGATTAGTTATGGCCGAATGTGATTAACCAGAGTTGGACTTGTTGCAGATCTACCACCACTGCGTCTATGGCATAAGACACGACTTTCTGTGCGCCAACTTCACAGCCTTCGACCAGCGCACCTTCATCTGCCACTTTGCATCCGATGTGGACTGCGAGGGATCCCAGAAGTACTGGAACAGGTGAGAAAGTCAAAGCTACTATTGCTTTTGCAgcttcattttaaaataagtaaaagaataacttaattgtttttttttgtatctttatttatgtatgtttttGATAATTCTGCTAAAATTCCCACAGTAATGATAATTTAAACCTGgggtttttttataatatattatttgtttaatatttggcaaaccaaacaattaatcttaaaatatatttaccttcattttaaatatttttagcacGTATGTAAGTTCTGTTAATTTTACTATACTTCCCTTGGGaacagtgttttttttatgaaatattcggcgtttgtaaaacaaaacgaacaattgaaactttttgcaacatttaattttagaaacttatttaaagatttagtagctatttaagttgttttaaatttaatgcaatAAAGGTAATTTAATGACGGAAACAGGGGTTATTGGTATAGTATTAAATGCGTTTGGAAAACATAACAACtaaccaattaaaaattcagAGATATTTGCTTCATATCCCGCACTAAGGataacttaatattaaaagcctggggattatttgttttaaaaaaattatttttaatagatatttgtctaaatttttgtatttaaatttgtactaaatattaatttctacCCGCGCAGGAACGATGAGCTCTATATGGCCACCACAACCACGTCGACGAGTACCACCACAACGCCGGCGCCAGCCCACCCAAGCGCCACCACCCCGCCGTCGTCCGCAAAGACCACAACGTCCGCTGAGAAGACCCTACAACCGGCGACCCATCGACGACTACTACTACGAGGATCAGGATCAGTACGAGGATGACTACTATGAGGAGCGCCCGGTGAGGCGACCCAAGCCGAGACCTCGTCAAAGGAAGCCCCAGGTGGAGCTGGAATACGACGATGAGTACGACGAGAAGCGGGCGGTGGCCAAGAAACCCAACAGGCGCAATAGGAATCGCTACCGCGACGAGGATGAGATTCAGGAGGAGGACTACGACGAGCGGCCCACTAAGAGGGGAAGGGGAAAACCCACCGCCGGACCTTCGGGTCGAAAGGTATCGGCAGCCAGGAAACCAGGTCGCGTGGAGGAACGACGCAGCTTCAACGAAGACCGCCCGTTTGGCAGGAAGAGGACCACTCCCTCATCCGCTCTAGATGACCTCGATGAGTACGAGAAGCCCTACGGCGGAGTGGACCAGGAGGAGGCGGCCGAGGAGCAAACGCCGCAGAAGGTGAAGACCACCGCGAAGCCACTGACCGAGTTCATCACCCCCAAGGCGGCAGCTGCATCCGTCTATGCCCGTCCTCGAGCTCCACCGCGGATAGCCCGACCGGTGCCCATCAACGAGAAGAAAAAGTTCTCCTATCCGGTGCAAAAGATCACGGCCACCACACAGCCACCCTCGAATAGTGcccaggagcaggaggaggaggaggactaCCCCGAAGAGCAGGTGGAGGAGGACTATGAGCAGCCTTCGGTTAGGAACACGCCACGAAGACGTACACCATTGCCAGCTCGCGTGGAGCAGAAGCCGACGAGAACTGTGCTGAGGAAACCGGTGACGGACAAGAAGCCCCTTGACGAGGAGTACTACGAGCCGGCGGAGCAGGAACCTTTGCAGGAAACGCAAGCGACCACTGGCACCCAGATCCCGAGCCCCAGCCCcagccgccgccaccgccgatGTGGACTTCGAGGATGAGGACTACGGGGAGAGTCCGGCGGTGCCCGTTGAGAAGCCCACAGCGGCTCCTTTGAGAAACCAGAGACTGAGAACGAAGCCGACCACAAGCACCAGCACTACGACCACCAGGAAGCCAGCAGTGCCGCCACGTCCGCGCCAGCCCATAGTGGAGCatgtggaggaggaggacgagctGGAGCACGCAGTGGAGCCGGCCGTCGAGGAGGAGGCACCAGCGCCCAGGACGAGAGCCAATCAGTTGAGCGGACGGAATGCAGCGGGCATCTCTCAACGCCCCGCATCGGTACGTGTGGTCAAGCGACCCTTCCTGCCCTCCCGGGGCGGCAGTCCGTATCTGCCGCGAGGCCTTCAgccggtgggcgtggccctgCGACCACTGCCCACCACCGATAGCACGCCCATCGACATGGGCTCCACCATTTCGGGTGTGCGTCTGCTCGAGCATGGGGCTCCTCTGCTGCGGGGCAATCCCGACAGCCTGGAGGATAATGACGAGGCGGAGGATGCTCCTCCATCGCCCAGTCCGCCCAGGACGACACTGCCACCGCGTAGTGCTCTGCCCACCACGTCCAAGCGGGTGGAGCAGCAGCGTCCCAAGCTGAATCTCGACGAGCTCTACGAGAACGACTACGATGTGACACTGAATGATGCACTCGATCCCACGCTGAAACCGCTCTCGCCCCAGCATTCGCATCCACATACGCATCAGCTTTCatatcaacagcagcagcagcaagcagCAATCCCAGCGGCAATATGCCAGCGCCTATAATCCATTTGCCTATCAGCCAGCGTTTCAATCACCAACATCCGcttcagcatcagcatcagcatccgCACCTGCATccgcatcagcatcagcatccgCATTAGCAGCGCAGTCGCCAGCAGCGAACTATCATAGTGATTCCTATTTCTCGTCGACAGATATACGCCGGCGGGCTATTGTCCCGGCGCAAGCCGCGCGTCCACATCGACTCGAATACGCTGCTgccggaggagcagcagccggCGGCGGATCATCCGGCGGAGGAGTGAGCCGGAGCAGGAGCCACCAGGCAGCGGTGGGCGGACGGATTGCCCAGCATTTCTACGACGACTTTGCCTACTGAAAAGTACGCTTGTAATAAGGTTAGTTACCCTTCAATCGCAATGGCTTAAGATCTTAAATATCTAGTTTTCTTCTTACAGTTTCTTCAGCTGTAAATAAGTTTTtccccccacacacacacacacacacaaggaGAGTTCCAATTTGGTGCACGGCTCCAACTTCTTAAACAAATCTGTCTCTACCTTAGTTGTTTAGCCGCAAAAACCTACTCGTAATTCAAGAAGGTTTGGGACATATTAAGCACTAGCCGCTGAAAAACAACATGAGcgatacaaaaaaaaccctCTTTATGATTGCAAAAGCTTATATTTTAGGTAAATTCAGTAATATTTCAACCACTATTTTAGGGAATTCTTGCAAATTAACCTTTTTAATCGCTTGTGCTAATTTTCCCCTGAGAGCTCTGTATGTCCTGAACCCCCTTACTTATATATACGTTGTATAATACTCAAATGTCGTGATAGTAGCAGCTTGCGAATTTGTCTGCTAGCTCGTCTCTAGtagtttataaacaaaaaactaactCCCTCCTATACTCGTTTATCTCCGCTAAATCagaaatcaaaacataaaTCATCCAGCAGAACATAAATAATCGAAACAGTAGTGTACATTTAGAGAGAGCGAATACTTGatgtgttaatttaaaattgtctgTAATATTTAAGCATTGTCGGAGATCGTGTTCGTTGCGGAGTGCCCAGATCCAAGACTTAAGTCGGAGTGCATaacaatcaaaaaacaaaaactgaaataaaattaaaaacttactTCAACTAGTGTTTTACTACTAATCTTTGCGAGAAGTTTGCAGGCACATTTTCAGGTTCTCCGTTTCCTCCTCCAGATGGTCaagttttttcattaaaatgatCTGTAATGTATATggtattagataaataatTGGGATAAGAATAAGAGCAGATCCATACCTTGGCTGCCGACACGATTTCCGTGGCCACTCTGAGCGGCATATGCTCCAAGGATTGCACTAAGAGCATGGGTCTTACTTTGGCTATATCTTCGATGGTCCTAAATCCAGCTGCATAAAGTTGTTTTGCGCGATTCTGAAAgataaaaagaataaaacttaattatataCAAGTAATCAACGTTGGAAAAGGTAGACACTTTAACGACCCAGTTAAGGTACAATATATTTGCGATGTTAATGTTATAGTATCTGGGTAAGGtcaagtttcattttttaaataaatattcttttatttattttcttttgggGGTTAAAATGGATTTCTTCCCAGTTGGTATTAAACTGTTCCTTTCTTACAATGTCTAGTCAACTATACATGACTATAgaaacatttgaaaaaaaactattttctatttgcatataaataacccaaaaatttaaaaattaaaataaattgcattattTAAGTACCTGTAAATATCAACTTTTCAACTTGTtatacacaaattaaaaactagtttTGAATACCTTTGCTTACCTAGTTAAATACGTTTCTAGGCACTACCCAACACTGAAGGTAATACGAAATAACGCATCTTGTTTTATGCGGTTTACATTATTATTCTAGTATCTAGGTACTGAAGATTACTTTGACAGGTAAtacgaaattatttatttattcttgacTACTCACAATTTTAACGGCTGGCAGTTCCATCAGCGGCTCAAGCTCGAACGTGCCACAGCGATCCATTTTGTGTAGGATCCGTTCGAAGAGGGGTTTGTAGCACCAGaactcctccagctcctcgcaCAGTCGAACAATGGCACTGGCGGCGGCAAGGGATTGGCTGATCAGGTGCTGCAGAGTTCCCCGCTCGACATTGTACTTGGTGGCCACTGCGGGCAGCGGCAGGAGGTCCAGGATGTCCGCCAGGATAAGCACCTTGTACAGGCGATTTAGCTTCAGGCTCAAGGGACCCTGGACCGAGTGCGTCTTGAAAAGTCTGGCTGCATGGGCTTCCGTGAAGCCCATTTGCTTGAACAAAGCCTGCGAGTCCGGCGGTAGCGAGGTGTAGACACTAACAAGTATGCTGGCATCGGCCGGAAACAATTCATCGCCCTTCTCATTCGAATTGAAGGATACGACGAGGTACAGCAAGTGCAAGTAGTTGGTCAGGATGAGCTGCTGCTGGGCCTGTCTCAACTCCTTGTGGATGGCATTGGCCCGCTTGTAATCGATGCCCGCCTTGAAGGCAGCCCTTCCAATGTGGGTCAACTTGAATGGGGTGGACTGACCGATTAGCAAACGCCTCTCGCCCGCCGCTCGGTTGGTCTGATTCACGTCCTGCGTGGTTATAATCTCCGATGAATTTATCCTGGACTTGGCCTGCGGTTCGGTCACCTGCAGCACTTTGTTTTTGAACATCTCGCGAAGAATGCGGAGCACTATGTCGTCCACGGCGACCTCCAGGGCGCTGGCCTGCACCGCGAGCAGGGTGCTGTTCACCAGCCGATTCAAATCCCGACGACATTCTGCCAAATTCAGGCCAATCACGCTCAGGATTAGCGACTGAAAGAATAATTATATTTCGGATTAATTGCATTGCTATGTATtagaacaaaaattacaatttaaccAAAAACTTCCAGACATATTTCCTCTTAAATCAAGTTTAGTAGACTCGCAGTTGCatataaattatgatttgttatgatttttatttttgtagctGTAAATAAGAGCTACCTTAGTTATTATTAAAGAACGCGATTTTACCCTTTTAACACAAGGCCCCCTAGATATTTTCTAGTCattcaaaaaggaaaaaatgttCGTTTCCGTACTGCAACGGATGCAGATTAGTAGTAGTCGTTGCAGTTATGTCACACAATAGCATCccacacaaatattttgtatttgcagATAGCTGAACCGAATCGCAAGCACTTCCTGctcaaatacatttttgcaaCTTATCAATAACCCGcctatttaatataaaataatattacataATCTTTTTACACTATTAGTTTGTTAGCTTAAAAAGCTTAATGCTTAGGTCCCCATTCTTCACAGCGCAGAAACAATAACCAAGTAGCAGAAAAATGATCactccccaaaaaaaaaaaaacgcaaaatcTTTTCCTCCTGGTTTCTTGCAAACTCATTCTGCAGactcaaatcaaaaataaccACACCCAAGTTATACTTGTATTACTTAAAATTATCAAtacaattgcaattttattcCTTATACATGACCAGCAATTTTTACttcaatcaatttcaattttcaactTTACATAATTTTCCGTCAAACTTGAAATATAAATCGATGCCTAGTTTATGGACTATTATTCCCATGGTATTATTTAAAGGTAAGCCCAAATTTATGTGttggaaaatgtttgtaaaGTTTTAACATACATTTTCCTGAGACGTTTGGTTTAATCTAATTCCCCAAAGGCGGTCTGCCTGGTCGAGTAGGTATATAAGGGCCTAGATCTTTGACACTGCCTCTCAGTCTATAAACGAAGTTCAACGAGTAGGTAGCgagagaaaaaataataatattgattataaatcaaaaaaattgtgttcagaactaaaaagaaaaaaaggaaaaccgTTCGCAACTGTAACAAAACCAAACCTTATTATCCGTTCGAACCAAAAACATAAAGAATTCGCGTTAATATCAAGCAATCAGGAAAAATTGTGTGTGTAAGTATTTAGAAGATATTCTGCTGCAACTTCAGGCAGTTGAATTCGACATTGCCTGACAAACATCTAACAACTAATTCGTTTCAGCAATTCAGTCGTTCCTCGGATATACATACAAGCTTTACATATTAATTGTATTTCTCCGTTTGTCCTTCTAAAATCGACTAGGTTTCGGGTTTCTTATTGAAACCAAATCCCTTGGAAAACTTACTTGCAATCCGACTGCCTCCTGCTGGTCCATTGAGCTCAGGGCCTTGTCCATGGGCGAGAATAGCATTTGGCCGACCTGCAAATTATCTTTGCTTTGGGCGATCAAAATGCTTTCGCCAGCCTCGCCCAATCCGGCGCGACCAGCGCGCCCCACCATTTGTTTGTACTTGCACAAAGTCATGAATTCTTGGCCCACATAGGGAGCTCGTATTATTACCCGCTTGGCTGGCAGGTTTACCCCCGCCGCCAAAGTGGAGGTGCAACAGATGACTGTGACGACGCCAAAGCGATAGGCAGTCTCTATGTACTTCCGTTCGTCCGTTGTCAAGCCCGAATGGTGATAGGCAATGCCATAGGGCAgagttttggccaaaaccgGGCTGACTATGCCGCACATCTTGTCCAGGGCATCCATTAGATCCACCTTCTCGCTGCGCCGATGCTCGAAGAACTTCTGTTTGGGCACAATGCGGCTGAGCAGTAGGGCCACATTCTCGCAGTTCTTGCGACTGGGACAGAAAACCAGGCAGCAGTGTTCCGGAGCACATTCGCTGATCAAGCCGGCCAAGTGGTCAGGATCCGCACGTTTCACAGCTTCGCTGTACTGCAAATGAAAAGCGGAGGGATTCAATATGACTTTATATATATCTCTAGAGCAGGAAATTCCTCACATTGTAGTCAACACTGCGACTGGGAATGAAGATCTCCTCCAGCGTTTGTCCAGCCGAGTTGATTTCCAACAAATCCGGGCCACATTTGATGTACTCCTTCAGTTCCACGGGTCGAAAGCCCCTTGTATAGACGTCGGCATTCAGGAAGGAAGATATTTCACTGAGGTTTCCTATCGTGGCACTCATGCCAACAATTTGAATGCTGGCTGGGTATGAAAATCTTATTggttaactaaaaaaattaagagaaaATCGAGCACTTACCATTCAAAAACATCACCTTTGTGAGGAAAGCCTCCAAGGTGGCTCCTCTGCCCCTTTCGCCGATCAAATGCAGTTCGTCCACCACCACAAGCCCAATCTCGTGCGGACGCTGTGCGTCAATTAGGCTGTCCATCAGCACAGCTCCCTTTTCAATGGAGGCAATGAACAGACTACGACGCTTGCGACTCGGCTGTGGCGGACACTTGCCCTTGCCCGCCGTGTACTCCTCTACAATGAAGTCCAGATCGATGGCAAAGGGCGACATGGCGCTGACCTTCTCCTGGACAATCGAGACATATGGTAGAATGAACAACACGTTGCGTTCGCGGCAGAGAAGTTCCCGGAGCATAAGGATCTCGGCCACTAGGGTTTTTCCGCCGCTCGTCGGCAGGGCATAGATGAGATTTTTTCTCTGCCTGATGGCAGGTAGATTCAGGCACTCGTCCTGCCATTCTAGAAGATAAAAGGTGTTGTGGGTTAAGAACATAATTGGTTTTTCATTACACCCACCATAAAGACTCTTGATGCCCTTGTGCTCGAGTATCATTTTCTGGACCTTATCCGGCAGGCCATAGAATTCACCCTTGCTGGGAAAGCTGTCCTTcacttgctgctgctgctt
Protein-coding regions in this window:
- the LOC128257883 gene encoding helicase POLQ-like; translated protein: MSNKQVVGNKNKRNLDLTDETASGSHAKRQCSESLFWPEGDDDDSFFSNAKLEDLLGGRKEELFGTQAQTSHNNNQKLQQSGSDDGLGLFGDTSFPGTEKLPLNQHPKPSESLNQIDLAEEDNADEVFKKINLNDLSIAEMEDIFHGAEDFSEPMLQNTQLFLEAVTFKMPRTPEKLLPSVKDESMSFISKSVIESIVQGTQYVTCEELKNQSILDPVNWETQAFADFEKEEKQQQQVKDSFPSKGEFYGLPDKVQKMILEHKGIKSLYEWQDECLNLPAIRQRKNLIYALPTSGGKTLVAEILMLRELLCRERNVLFILPYVSIVQEKVSAMSPFAIDLDFIVEEYTAGKGKCPPQPSRKRRSLFIASIEKGAVLMDSLIDAQRPHEIGLVVVDELHLIGERGRGATLEAFLTKVMFLNASIQIVGMSATIGNLSEISSFLNADVYTRGFRPVELKEYIKCGPDLLEINSAGQTLEEIFIPSRSVDYNYSEAVKRADPDHLAGLISECAPEHCCLVFCPSRKNCENVALLLSRIVPKQKFFEHRRSEKVDLMDALDKMCGIVSPVLAKTLPYGIAYHHSGLTTDERKYIETAYRFGVVTVICCTSTLAAGVNLPAKRVIIRAPYVGQEFMTLCKYKQMVGRAGRAGLGEAGESILIAQSKDNLQVGQMLFSPMDKALSSMDQQEAVGLQSLILSVIGLNLAECRRDLNRLVNSTLLAVQASALEVAVDDIVLRILREMFKNKVLQVTEPQAKSRINSSEIITTQDVNQTNRAAGERRLLIGQSTPFKLTHIGRAAFKAGIDYKRANAIHKELRQAQQQLILTNYLHLLYLVVSFNSNEKGDELFPADASILVSVYTSLPPDSQALFKQMGFTEAHAARLFKTHSVQGPLSLKLNRLYKVLILADILDLLPLPAVATKYNVERGTLQHLISQSLAAASAIVRLCEELEEFWCYKPLFERILHKMDRCGTFELEPLMELPAVKINRAKQLYAAGFRTIEDIAKVRPMLLVQSLEHMPLRVATEIVSAAKIILMKKLDHLEEETENLKMCLQTSRKD
- the LOC128257887 gene encoding LOW QUALITY PROTEIN: proteoglycan 4 (The sequence of the model RefSeq protein was modified relative to this genomic sequence to represent the inferred CDS: deleted 3 bases in 3 codons); amino-acid sequence: MRKAKGWLLMTATVLLLSLLASTEAALPFKKVSIAKTPASTSSTTSTTTESTAVEEEEVEEEQPVPSGDGGDMSKSDNGTLSKNSKLTGIPQIDYIWDPNLPRELRGYNLSTYPFLSTVPPMDEIHFKCEGLHDGFYASIEYKCQIYHHCVYGIRHDFLCANFTAFDQRTFICHFASDVDCEGSQKYWNRNDELYMATTTTSTSTTTTPAPPTQAPPPRRRPQRPQRPLRRPYNRRPIDDYYYEDQDQYEDDYYEERPVRRPKPRPRQRKPQVELEYDDEYDEKRAVAKKPNRRNRNRYRDEDEIQEEDYDERPTKRGRGKPTAGPSGRKVSAARKPGRVEERRSFNEDRPFGRKRTTPSSALDDLDEYEKPYGGVDQEEAAEEQTPQKVKTTAKPLTEFITPKAAAASVYARPRAPPRIARPVPINEKKKFSYPVQKITATTQPPSNSAQEQEEEEDYPEEQVEEDYEQPSVRNTPRRRTPLPARVEQKPTRTVLRKPVTDKKPLDEEYYEPAEQEPLRKRKRPLAPRSRAPAPAAATADVDFEDEDYGESPAVPVEKPTAAPLRNQRLRTKPTTSTSTTTTRKPAVPPRPRQPIVEHVEEEDELEHAVEPAVEEEAPAPRTRANQLSGRNAAGISQRPASVRVVKRPFLPSRGGSPYLPRGLQPVGVALRPLPTTDSTPIDMGSTISGVRLLEHGAPLLRGNPDSLEDNDEAEDAPPSPSPPRTTLPPRSALPTTSKRVEQQRPKLNLDELYENDYDVTLNDALDPTLKPLSPQHSHPHTHQLSYQQQQSKQQSQRQYASAYNPFAYQPAFQSPTSASASASASAPASASASASALAAQSPAANYHSDSYFSSTDIRRRAIVPAQAARPHRLEYAAAGGAAAGGGSSGGGVSRSRSHQAAVGGRIAQHFYDDFAY